In the genome of Anabaena cylindrica PCC 7122, the window TTGACTGCTGCTAATTTCGCTTTTGTTTAGAAAAAAAGGATTACATAGATAAAACTCACTCAGGTGGACTTCGTTTGTGTAGTAGCGAATTATATTCGCCCTTTTAAAACTTTTAATAAAGTCTCTGATTCCTGATTTCTCCCATAAGTCAGGAATTTTTTTTCTTAAACAACGTTCAACTTTTGACAATACAATCTTAACTTTTGACTGATATGTTAAGGCCATTATCTCCAACTTACCAGCACATAATTCTTATCAATCAAATCAAATCTGCATTTACTAAGGGATAGAAATAATGGCAACTAATTACACAGTTCGCTTTTCTCAGTTCAATGCTTCCCTCAATCGTAACACTGAGGGTCAGTTGGTAACAGATTTATCGACTTCTGATAACCTTCAAGCCCAAGCTGTAGCAGAAATCATCCAACGCGCTAACCCAGATATACTGCTGATTAATGAATTTGATTATGTAGCATCTAATCCTTTACAACCTGTAGAGTTATTACAGCAAAATTATTTAGGAATTAGTCAAAATGGTGCAACTCCTGTTAACTATCCTTACGCTTATATTGCGACTTCTAACACAGGTATTGTCTCTGGATTTGATTTAGACAATAATGGTACAGTCGGTGGCGGTAATGATGCCTTTGGTTTCGGTAATTTTCCCGGACAATTTGGGATGTTGCTGTTATCAAAATATCCCATTGATACTGCCAATGTTCGCACCTTCCAAAATTTCTTATGGAAGGATATGCCAAACTCTTTATTACCTAATATTTCTACTCCTGGTTCTGATACTCCTTGGTACTCCCCAGAAGAACAAGAAGTATTGCGTTTATCATCTAAGAGTCATTGGGATGTACCCATCCAAATTAATGGTAAGACAGTTCACGTTTTAGTCAGTCATCCTACACCCCCAGTATTTGATGGTGCGGAAGACAGAAACGGTAAACGCAACCATGATGAAATCAGATTTTGGGCAGATTACATTACCCCCGGTAAAGGTGATTATATCTATGATGATGGTGGAACAATAGGCGGTTTAACTGCTGGTTCTAGCTTTGTGATTATGGGTGATCAAAACGCTGATCCCTTTGATGGTGATAGTTTTGATAATGCCATTTTACAGCTTTTACAAAATGCTGGTATTAATACTAACTATATCCCTACCAGTGCCGGCGCTCCTCAACAAGCGGATTTACAAGGTGGTGCAAACGCTAACCACAATGGTAATCCTTATTTTGACACCGCAGACTTCGCTGATGGAACTCCCGGAAATCTGCGAGCAGATTATGTGTTACCATCATCAGATTTACAAATTACTAACTCAGCAGTATTCTGGCCTGTAGATACTGATCCAACTTTTGCACCTGTTGGTACTTTTCCTTTCCCCAGTTCTGACCATCGTTTAGTGTTTGCAGATGTGGAAGTTGGTGCGACTGAAGCAGGTAATACAGTTCCTGATGTCGAATTTTTAGGTCAGACAACTTTCGTTACAGGTTTTATTCCCAGTGGTGAAGCAGGAATAGTCAATGGTGTAGAGACTGCATTGGGTGGTTTGTCTGGTGTTACTTACGACGCGGCTCAAGGTCAATTTTACGCCATTTCTGATGATCGCTCTCAAAATGCACCTGCTCGTTTTTACACTTTCACCACCAACCCCGCAACTATTGATAGTACTGGAGTCACATTCACTCAAGTTACTCCGTTAAAAGATACAAATGGCAACTTTTTTGCCACAAATAGTCTTGACCCTGAAGATATAGTTGTCACCAACAACAATACTGTATTTATTTCTTCCGAAGGTGAAGTTAATCTCAATGCAGGTAGAGTTACCGATCCTTTCATCAAAGAGTTTAGCTTAACTACAGGGCAGGAAATTAGATCATTACCTGTACCTGTAAAATTTCTCCCAGTGGTAGAGGATACAAACGGTAGCGGTACTATCAATACTGGTGATACTCAACTTTCTGGAGTGCGTGGTAATTTAGCTTTTGAAAGTTTGACTATTACTCCAGATCAAAAAACCCTATTTACAGCAACAGAAAACGCGCTTTTCCAAGATGGTGCAATTGCTACTTTGGATAATGGTAGTTTATCTCGGATTATTCAATATAATTTGGTAACAGGTCAACCAGAAAAAGAATACCTTTACATCACAGATCCTATTGCCGAACCACCTGATCCTAACAGTACCGGATCTATCTTCAATGATAACGGATTGGTGGATTTATTAGCACTTGATAATCGGGGAACTTTCTTAGCTTTAGAACGTTCTTTTGCCACAGGTAGAGGGAACACCATCAAAATCTATGAAGTTACCCTCCAAGGTGCAACTGACCTTAGCACCATTAACTCTTTGAATAGTTTAAGTGCAGAACAACTAGCAGCTATTCAACCAACTCAGAAACGCCTACTGTTGAATTTAAATGATCTGGATTTACCCAACAGTGATGGTAATCATCCCACAGGTGTAGATAACATTGAAGGAATTGCTTTTGGTCCCAAATTAGCAGATGGTAGTCAATCTATTGTCCTAGTTAGTGATAATAATTTTGGTGCTACTCAATTCACCCAAATTTTAACATTGAGTGCAGATTTAGTACCAACTGCCACACCCACAGTTGAAACCCGTCCTGACTTATTTGATGATGAAGACCCAGGACAGGCTGAAGTAGATCAAAATGCAGATGCGGACGACCCAGCTATCTACGTCAATGCAGAAGATTCTGCGAATAGCTTAGTATTAACTGCGGTTAAAAATGCCGGAGTGCGGGTTTATGACTTGTCTGGGAATTTATTGCAAACAGTGAATCCAGGAGATATCCGTTACAATAACATCGACCTGCAATATGGTTTCCAACTAGGTGATGAAAAAATTGATATTGCAGTAGCGAGCGATCGCAATAATGATAAACTAGTAATCTTCAAAATCAACCCCAACTCTACCAACGGCAACTATTTAGAAGATATCACCGACAGCAATATCGGGACAATTTTCCAAGCTGCACCCTTTGAACCTCCCTACGAACCATCTTCTCGCAGTTCCTACGGACTCACAATGTACCGCAGTCCTTTTACCAATGATTACTATGTCTTCACAGGACGCAGAGAAACTGGAGATATAGCCCAGTTAAAATTAATCGACTTGGGTAATGGTCAAATCGGTGCAGAAAGAGTCCGAAACTTTACAGTTACTCCTCCCACTAACTTTGGTGATGTTGACCCCCAAACCGAAGGAATGGTTGCAGACCAAGAAACAGGTTATCTCTATATCGGTCAAGAAAACGTCGGTATCTGGAAATTTGATGCAGAACCCAACGGCAGCAACACAGGTACACTGATTGATAAAGTCAAAGATTTTGGTGGTAGTAATTTAGTAGCTGACGTAGAAGGTTTAACAATTTACTACGGTGCAAACGGCACAGGTTACTTACTCGCCTCCAGTCAAGGAGATAATACATTTGCAGCATATACCCGTGAAGGCAACAACGAATTTTTAGGGCGTTTTGGTATTGGTAACAACGGTGCAATTGATAGCGTCCAAGAATCAGACGGTGCAGATGTTATCAACGTCCCTCTTGGTGCTAACTTCCCCTATGGTTTATTTGTTACCCAAGATGGTAACAACGACCCAGCCAAATTAGTAGAAGATGATGGGGAACTAGTAAACGTCAATAGCAACTTCAAATTTGTCCCTTGGGAAAATATCGCTAATACCCTTCCCGATATCCTCAAAATTGACACTACCGGTTACGACCCCCGCAACCCCGTAGCCCAACCACTGCCTGTAAATGGTATAGCTAGTGGTGACACCACCCAAACTTCTACCGTTCTCTGGGCGCAAAGTATCTTCCTTGGTGAAGTCACATTTGAATATAGCACTGACCCCAATTTCACTACCATTGCGGGAACAAAAACAGCTAATGTGACTGACATCAATTTACCAGTCAAAGTCACAGTTAATGGTTTAACTCCCAACACCAACTACTACTATCGCGTTACTGATAGCGTTGGTTCAAACAGCATCGGTAAATTTAGTACAGCAGCCGCATTAGGTCAGCAAACTGGCTTGAAATTTGGTGTTTCTGGAGACTGGCGTGGCGACCTAGCACCCTATCCAGCAGTGAGTAATGCTGATGATGCTAACTTGAAATTCTTCTTAGAATTTGGTGATACAATTTACGCCGATGCCTCATCTCCCGCTGTCAAAAATCCCGATGGTACAGAAAAGGAACAAGTTACAACTTTAGAAGAATATCGCCTCAAACAAGCGGAAGTCTACGGTAAACGCTACGGACAAAATACTTTAGGCGATTTACGGGCTTCTACTTCTATCCTAGCCACAATTGATGACCACGAAGTTACTGATAATTTTGACGGTGGTGAAGATTTAGCGACAGCAAACCCAGATATACAAGCTTTATTTGGAGCAACTTCTGGCTTACAGAATGACTCACCATTGTATGAAAACGGTCTGCAAGCTTTCCAAGAATACAACCCCATTAATGACCAATTCTACGGGCAAACAGGGGATAATAAAACAGCAGGAGAACGAAAACTTTACCGTTACAATACCTACGGTAGCGATGCTGCAACTTTCGTTCTTGATGCTCGTTCCTTCCGTGATGCAGCATTACCAGATGTTACAGATACTTCTGATGCAACTCAAGTGGGAAATTTCCTTGCTGCTTCCTTTGATCCTAGTCGTACCATGTTAGGAAAAGTGCAAGTTGATGAGCTGAAAAATGATTTATTAGACGCACAAAATAATGGCATCACTTGGAAGTTTATTATGATGCCACAACCAGTACAAAATATTGGTGTGGCTCTCGCGGCTGATAGATTTGAAGGTTACGCTGCGGAACGGACAGAAATCCTCAAGTTCATCAATGACAACAATATTGATAACGTTGTTTTTGTCACTGCTGATTTTCACGGGACTTTAGTTAATAATCTCACCTATCAGTTAGCACCAGGTCAGGAACAAATCGCTACTGGTGCTTTTGAAATTATCACAGGTTCTGTTGCTTATGATGCTCCTTTTGGTCCAACTGTAGCTAATTTCTTCCTCCCTCCTGACCAAAAAGCAATTTATGATTCTCTCCCTGTCACTAATGATGTTGATAGTATCGTTAACGATAAAGATGATTTCATCAAGTTAGTCATAGATGGTGGTTTAGCTCCTTTGGGTTATGATCCCATTGGTTTAAATAACAATCTGGCTGTGGCTGATGGTTTGATTGATGCTACCTTGTTACAAGGTGATTATGTCGCTACCCACACCTATGGTTGGACTCAGTTTGATATTGATCCTGTAACTCAGAAATTGACTGTTACTACCTACGGGATTGAATATTACAACCGTGAGGAATTAGAAGCAAATCCTGATGAAATTATCAACCGTCAACCCCAAATTGTCAGCCAGTTTGAAGTTAATCCTACTCTATTAATTGAAGAATCTAACTTGGTTGTCGGGACTCCCGGTGCAGATAGCTTAATAGCTGGAATTAATTTTGATGGAGTGAACGACATCGTTTTCACTGGTGCAGGAAATGATCAAGTAGATGTCCCTTTTGGTGGAATTTTAGCTGGTAATAATCGCATCTTTACTGGTAGTGGTGCTGATATTGTTTATGTTGCTAATCATGACCGTGCTTTTGGTAGTAGTAGTGATGATGAACTCGATGCTACTGATGCCACCGACTACCGTCTTTCCGGTGGTACAGGTAACGATATCTTCTACTTAGGTGCAGACGGTCGCGCTTTAGGTGGTGACGGTGATGATCAATTCTATGTCCAAGATGGTGGTAGTAATTTGCTATCTGGTGCTGCTGGTGCTGACCAATTCTGGATTCTGACCGGCGATTTACCTGGTACGGCTAACACTGTTCTCGACTTTGAAATCGGTACTGATGTCTTAGGTATTGGCGGTCAAGGTGCAGGTTTTGACTTTACAGACTTGACCCTGAGTGGTAATAGTATTGCTGTGGGTAGTACAACTATTGCAGTTCTCAATGGAATTAATACCACTAGCTTGACTGCTGCTAATTTCGCCTTCTTGTAAAAAGCGTCTTATGGAGAAACGAACCGCAGAGGACGCAGAGAACGCAGAGGAATAGGAGTTTGGGAGAGTTTTTGCGTAAATCCTAAAGTAAGGGGAGAGAGAAAGGTTTTCTTTCCCCTCCTCTGTTTTTAATGGATCTAATTGCTATAAAAACGCCTGATTCACAAACGCAAAAAATCACTATTTAAATAGTAGCATTTTAAAATTCCATATCAAAATCCTGTAACATTTGACTTCTTAACCTTTTGTTATTTAGTTCTTAATTTTATTGAGATAGGTTTTTGTTTGTAGTTAAGGTTTTGATCCTTTCCTCAAAATTCTCAAAAGACTAAAATCCCGACTACAAACCTAAGAATTCAGGAGTCAGGAGTCAGGAGAAAGAAGGAAGAAGAATATTTTTCTCTTCTGTTTCCTTTCCCTGCTATATCAACCATTCTGTGTCCTGAATCCTTGACTACAAACTAACTAATGCTCATCTTTTAATTACAGATATTTACCATGACCAATACAATTCAACTTAATCAAATAGGCACAATTCAATTAGACGGTGCAGAAATTTCTGATTTTGATCCCAAGTCTCAACGCCTTTTCGTGATTGGTGAATCTGAAGGCAACCCAGTTATTCAAGTAGTAGATGTTTCTAACCCAACTGACCCCAATAAAATTACCAACATTGATTTTTCTGGCTTAGGTGGCGGAATTCAAAGTGTCGCAGTCAGAAAAGGTATAGGAACAGAAAATAGTATTTTTGCTGTGGCAATTTCTGCTAACAATAGTACCGATTCCGGTAAAATTGCTTTTTATGACGCTGTGACTCTCACTAAACTTTCAGAAGTGATAGTAGGGTCTTTACCCGATATGATAACTTTCACTCCCGATGGTAGCAAATTACTTGTTGCTAACGAAGGAGAACCAAATGAAGATTATACAATTGACCCTGAAGGTTCAGTTAGTATTATTGATGTTTCTGGAGACATTGCCAATTTAGATAATAGTAAAGTTACAACTGCCGACTTTACCGCATTTAATGGGCAAGAAGCAACTTTAAAAGCAGCAGGAGTAAGACTGTTTGGGCTTAACGCTTCGGTAGCTGAAGATTTTGAACCAGAGTATATTGCAGTTTCACCTGATAATCAAACTGCTTTTATCACGCTACAAGAAAATAATGCTGTTGCTGTTCTTGATATAGCCAGCGGAACTATTACCGACGTTGTACCTCTGGGTTTTAAAGACCATAGTTTAGCAGGAAATGGTATTGATGCTAGTGATAGAGACGATGGTATAAATATCCAAAATTGGCCTGTTTTTGGGATGTACCAGCCAGATGCTATCAACTCTTTCCAAATTGGTGGCAACACTTACTACATCACTGCTAATGAAGGAGATGCTCGCATTCGTCCTACTGGTGATGATATTTTACCTGCACCTAATGATGGAGAAGGTGATATTTTTAATGAAGAAACAAGGGTTAAAGATGTCATACTTGATCCAACTGCTTTTCCTAATGCTGCTGAATTACAAAAAGATGAAAATTTGGGTCGTCTGATCATTACCAATACCTTAGGAGATACAGATGGAGATGGAGATTTTGATCAACTTTATGCTTACGGCGCTCGTTCTTTCTCCATTTGGAATTCTCAAGGTCAATTAGTATACGATAGTGGCGACCAGATTGAACAAATTTTGTCACAACAAACACCAACCTTTTTCAATGCAAACAACGGAGATCCTGACGATTTTGACACTCGTTCAGATAATAAAGGCCCTGAACCAGAAGGTGTAGTAGTTGGTGTTATTGATGGCAAAACTTATGGATTTGTGGGCTTAGAACGTGCTGGTGGTGGGGTAATGGTTTATAATCTGAGTGACCCAACTGCACCTGAGTTTGTCCAGTACATTAGAACCGAAGGTGATGTTAGTCCTGAAGGTTTAAAATTCATTTCTGCTGAAGATAGTCCTAATGCTAAACCAATGCTGACAGTTGCTAATGAAGTTAGTAATACTGTGAGCTTTTATGAAATACTTCCTAGTGCTGCACCTACAGTTGAAACCACTCCTGATTTATTTGATGATGAAGACCCAGGACAGGCTGAAGTAGATCAAAATGCAGATGCGGATGACCCAGCTATCTACGTCAATGCGGAAGATTCTGCGAATAGCTTAGTTTTAACTTCAGTCAAAAATGCCGGATTGCGGGTTTATGATCTATCTGGTGAATTATTGCAAACAGTGAATCCTGGTGGAATTCGTTACAACAACATCGACCTGCAATATGGTTTCCAACTGGATGGAGAGTCAATTGATATTGCCGTTGCAAGCGATCGCAATAATGATAAACTAGTAATCTTCAAAATCAACCCCAACTCTAGCAACGGCAACTATTTAGAAGATATCACCGACAGCAATATCGGCACAATTTTCCAAGCTGCACCCTTTGACCCTCCCTACGAACCATCTTCCCGCAGTTCCTACGGACTCACAATATATCGCAGTCCTTTCACCAATGATTACTATGTCTTCACAGGACGCAGAGAAACTGGAGATATAGCCCAGTTAAAATTAATTGACATCGGCAACGGTAAAATTGGTGCAGAACTAGTCCGAGAATTTACTGTACCTACAATTAATGGCATTGACCCCCAAACTGAGGGAATGGTTGTAGACCAAGAAACAGGCTTTCTCTACATTGGTCAAGAAAATGTCGGTATCTGGAAATTTGATGCAGAACCCAACGGTAGCAACACAGGTAAACTGATTGATGTAGTCAAAAGTTTGGGTGGTAGCAATTTAGTAGACGACGTAGAAGGACTAACTATCTACTACGGTGCTAACGGGACAGGTTACTTAATCGCATCCAGTCAAGGAGATAACACCTTTGCAGCATACACCCGTGAAGGAAACAACGAATTTTTAGGGCGTTTTGGTATCGGTAACAACGGTGCAATTGATAGCGTCCAAGAATCAGACGGTGCAGATGTTATCAACGTCCCTCTTGGTGCAAATTTCCCCTATGGTTTATTTGTCACCCAAGATGGTAACAACGACCCAGCTAAACTCGTTGAAGATGATGGGGAAATAGAAAACGTCAATAGCAACTTTAAATTTGTACCTTGGGAAAATATTGCAAATACCCTTCCCGATATCCTCAAAATTGACACCACCAGTTACGACCCCCGCAACCCTGTAGCCCAACCCAGATTAACTAATTACGAATTTGACAACCTACCCAAATTAGGAACAACTTCCGCAGGTCAAGATATCTTTTTAGGTGGCTTCTCTGGGTTGTATTTCCAAGGAGTAGCAGCTAATGGTAACTTGAAATTTGTCACCCACACAGACCGGGGGCCAAATGGAGAACCCACAGGTCAAAATAGACCATTTCTATTACCCGATTTCCAACCAGAAATAGTTAGCTTTGAACTTAATCAAACTACTGGTGAAATCAGCATTACGAAGAGAACTGGGTTATTCGCA includes:
- a CDS encoding phytase: MTNTIQLNQIGTIQLDGAEISDFDPKSQRLFVIGESEGNPVIQVVDVSNPTDPNKITNIDFSGLGGGIQSVAVRKGIGTENSIFAVAISANNSTDSGKIAFYDAVTLTKLSEVIVGSLPDMITFTPDGSKLLVANEGEPNEDYTIDPEGSVSIIDVSGDIANLDNSKVTTADFTAFNGQEATLKAAGVRLFGLNASVAEDFEPEYIAVSPDNQTAFITLQENNAVAVLDIASGTITDVVPLGFKDHSLAGNGIDASDRDDGINIQNWPVFGMYQPDAINSFQIGGNTYYITANEGDARIRPTGDDILPAPNDGEGDIFNEETRVKDVILDPTAFPNAAELQKDENLGRLIITNTLGDTDGDGDFDQLYAYGARSFSIWNSQGQLVYDSGDQIEQILSQQTPTFFNANNGDPDDFDTRSDNKGPEPEGVVVGVIDGKTYGFVGLERAGGGVMVYNLSDPTAPEFVQYIRTEGDVSPEGLKFISAEDSPNAKPMLTVANEVSNTVSFYEILPSAAPTVETTPDLFDDEDPGQAEVDQNADADDPAIYVNAEDSANSLVLTSVKNAGLRVYDLSGELLQTVNPGGIRYNNIDLQYGFQLDGESIDIAVASDRNNDKLVIFKINPNSSNGNYLEDITDSNIGTIFQAAPFDPPYEPSSRSSYGLTIYRSPFTNDYYVFTGRRETGDIAQLKLIDIGNGKIGAELVREFTVPTINGIDPQTEGMVVDQETGFLYIGQENVGIWKFDAEPNGSNTGKLIDVVKSLGGSNLVDDVEGLTIYYGANGTGYLIASSQGDNTFAAYTREGNNEFLGRFGIGNNGAIDSVQESDGADVINVPLGANFPYGLFVTQDGNNDPAKLVEDDGEIENVNSNFKFVPWENIANTLPDILKIDTTSYDPRNPVAQPRLTNYEFDNLPKLGTTSAGQDIFLGGFSGLYFQGVAANGNLKFVTHTDRGPNGEPTGQNRPFLLPDFQPEIVSFELNQTTGEISITKRTGLFASDGTTPLTGLPNLQAGSGNTAYTDEIGVDLNGQVLPNDPLGADVEGIVVAENGDYWMVDEYRPAIYHFDVNGKLLDRFIPQGTATAPEPDQAAGTFGTEVLPAVYSQRRANRGFEAIALEGNKLYAFIQSPIDNPDNAGDTTSRNSRNLRILEFDIISKQVTGEYLYLLDDITGSGTAKTDKLGDAVSLGNGKFAVVERDDRSDNTSNKLIYQIDLATATNINNPANFNLPSGKTIEQLTPSELVTAGITPVSKSLIANAAQLGYTGVEKLEGLALVSPNTLALINDNDFNVAGTTTPEKLGILELPYNLVEVPELVFGSPNADTLIAGASVNGVVKFDGIQDTVFTGAGNDEVDVPIGGSSVGDNRVFTGSGQDTIFVSDGDRSFGGSSNDEIDATEASNYRLAGGTGNDIFYLGADGRALGGDGDDQFYVQDGGNNWLSGGAGADQFWILTGDLPSDANTIVDFEIGTDVLGIGGQGAGFDFADLTLSGNSIAVGSTTIAILTGINTTSLTAANFAFDS
- a CDS encoding phytase, with the protein product MATNYTVRFSQFNASLNRNTEGQLVTDLSTSDNLQAQAVAEIIQRANPDILLINEFDYVASNPLQPVELLQQNYLGISQNGATPVNYPYAYIATSNTGIVSGFDLDNNGTVGGGNDAFGFGNFPGQFGMLLLSKYPIDTANVRTFQNFLWKDMPNSLLPNISTPGSDTPWYSPEEQEVLRLSSKSHWDVPIQINGKTVHVLVSHPTPPVFDGAEDRNGKRNHDEIRFWADYITPGKGDYIYDDGGTIGGLTAGSSFVIMGDQNADPFDGDSFDNAILQLLQNAGINTNYIPTSAGAPQQADLQGGANANHNGNPYFDTADFADGTPGNLRADYVLPSSDLQITNSAVFWPVDTDPTFAPVGTFPFPSSDHRLVFADVEVGATEAGNTVPDVEFLGQTTFVTGFIPSGEAGIVNGVETALGGLSGVTYDAAQGQFYAISDDRSQNAPARFYTFTTNPATIDSTGVTFTQVTPLKDTNGNFFATNSLDPEDIVVTNNNTVFISSEGEVNLNAGRVTDPFIKEFSLTTGQEIRSLPVPVKFLPVVEDTNGSGTINTGDTQLSGVRGNLAFESLTITPDQKTLFTATENALFQDGAIATLDNGSLSRIIQYNLVTGQPEKEYLYITDPIAEPPDPNSTGSIFNDNGLVDLLALDNRGTFLALERSFATGRGNTIKIYEVTLQGATDLSTINSLNSLSAEQLAAIQPTQKRLLLNLNDLDLPNSDGNHPTGVDNIEGIAFGPKLADGSQSIVLVSDNNFGATQFTQILTLSADLVPTATPTVETRPDLFDDEDPGQAEVDQNADADDPAIYVNAEDSANSLVLTAVKNAGVRVYDLSGNLLQTVNPGDIRYNNIDLQYGFQLGDEKIDIAVASDRNNDKLVIFKINPNSTNGNYLEDITDSNIGTIFQAAPFEPPYEPSSRSSYGLTMYRSPFTNDYYVFTGRRETGDIAQLKLIDLGNGQIGAERVRNFTVTPPTNFGDVDPQTEGMVADQETGYLYIGQENVGIWKFDAEPNGSNTGTLIDKVKDFGGSNLVADVEGLTIYYGANGTGYLLASSQGDNTFAAYTREGNNEFLGRFGIGNNGAIDSVQESDGADVINVPLGANFPYGLFVTQDGNNDPAKLVEDDGELVNVNSNFKFVPWENIANTLPDILKIDTTGYDPRNPVAQPLPVNGIASGDTTQTSTVLWAQSIFLGEVTFEYSTDPNFTTIAGTKTANVTDINLPVKVTVNGLTPNTNYYYRVTDSVGSNSIGKFSTAAALGQQTGLKFGVSGDWRGDLAPYPAVSNADDANLKFFLEFGDTIYADASSPAVKNPDGTEKEQVTTLEEYRLKQAEVYGKRYGQNTLGDLRASTSILATIDDHEVTDNFDGGEDLATANPDIQALFGATSGLQNDSPLYENGLQAFQEYNPINDQFYGQTGDNKTAGERKLYRYNTYGSDAATFVLDARSFRDAALPDVTDTSDATQVGNFLAASFDPSRTMLGKVQVDELKNDLLDAQNNGITWKFIMMPQPVQNIGVALAADRFEGYAAERTEILKFINDNNIDNVVFVTADFHGTLVNNLTYQLAPGQEQIATGAFEIITGSVAYDAPFGPTVANFFLPPDQKAIYDSLPVTNDVDSIVNDKDDFIKLVIDGGLAPLGYDPIGLNNNLAVADGLIDATLLQGDYVATHTYGWTQFDIDPVTQKLTVTTYGIEYYNREELEANPDEIINRQPQIVSQFEVNPTLLIEESNLVVGTPGADSLIAGINFDGVNDIVFTGAGNDQVDVPFGGILAGNNRIFTGSGADIVYVANHDRAFGSSSDDELDATDATDYRLSGGTGNDIFYLGADGRALGGDGDDQFYVQDGGSNLLSGAAGADQFWILTGDLPGTANTVLDFEIGTDVLGIGGQGAGFDFTDLTLSGNSIAVGSTTIAVLNGINTTSLTAANFAFL